The following proteins come from a genomic window of Phosphitispora fastidiosa:
- a CDS encoding BMC domain-containing protein, producing the protein MEMKALGIVETKGLVGAIEAGDAMVKAANVRLIGKETIGGGYVSIMVRGDVGAVKAATDAGAAAASRVGELVAVHVIPRPHEDVDRILPKIED; encoded by the coding sequence ATGGAAATGAAGGCATTAGGAATAGTTGAAACTAAAGGTTTGGTTGGTGCAATCGAGGCTGGTGACGCTATGGTAAAGGCTGCCAACGTGAGGCTAATTGGCAAGGAAACCATTGGCGGAGGTTATGTTTCGATTATGGTACGCGGTGATGTAGGCGCTGTTAAGGCTGCAACTGATGCCGGAGCGGCAGCAGCATCCAGAGTTGGTGAACTGGTAGCGGTCCATGTGATTCCCCGTCCTCATGAAGATGTTGACAGGATTCTGCCTAAAATTGAGGATTAA
- a CDS encoding acetaldehyde dehydrogenase (acetylating), with protein MDLDVDLRSVHEARCLVKQAREAFLKLKEYSQEQIDRLIQVMAETAQNNSLRLAEMAVEETGFGVVADKVAKNLLASETVYEYIKDMKTVGVIAEYPERKVLEIAEPVGVILGLLPTTNPTSTLIYKALIAIKSRNAIVFSPHPAAIKCSVETARIMSEAAVAMGAPAGIIGCLSHATMEGTDELMKHRGVDMILATGGAAMVRAAYSTGKPAYGVGPGNVPAFIERTADITKAIADIMVSKTFDNGTICSSEQAIVVEDVIKEQVIQELRRVGCYMLNAEQKRLVEGVLVKPNGGLNPGIVGRPPQKIAAMAGFNVPSDVRVLVAEESGVGRAFPFSMEKLSPVLALYTASDWHSACEKCIEILNYGGIGHTLSIHSRDESIIREFALKKPVSRILVNTPSTHGAVGLSTGLAPSLTLGCGSWGKNSTGDNITPRHLITIKRLAYGLEEVSAQTAPAQINQGVSDEILKKVIQQVLEQVAV; from the coding sequence ATGGACTTGGATGTAGACCTGAGGTCGGTCCATGAAGCACGCTGCCTAGTTAAACAGGCCAGAGAGGCGTTTCTTAAGTTAAAGGAATACAGTCAGGAACAAATTGACAGGCTGATCCAAGTTATGGCCGAAACGGCGCAAAACAACTCCTTACGGCTGGCCGAAATGGCAGTAGAGGAGACCGGTTTTGGAGTAGTTGCAGATAAGGTCGCTAAAAACCTGCTGGCTTCTGAAACAGTATATGAATACATCAAAGACATGAAGACAGTAGGCGTTATTGCCGAATATCCGGAACGCAAAGTTTTGGAAATTGCAGAACCTGTTGGAGTAATCCTGGGTCTCCTGCCAACTACAAATCCAACTTCCACATTGATTTATAAAGCTCTGATTGCGATTAAATCAAGGAACGCCATCGTTTTCAGCCCCCACCCTGCGGCTATCAAGTGCAGTGTGGAAACCGCCAGAATAATGAGTGAAGCGGCGGTTGCTATGGGAGCCCCTGCGGGAATCATCGGCTGTCTGTCCCATGCCACTATGGAAGGCACCGATGAGTTAATGAAACACCGTGGTGTTGACATGATTCTGGCTACAGGTGGTGCAGCTATGGTAAGAGCGGCCTACAGTACCGGAAAGCCCGCATATGGGGTGGGACCGGGAAACGTACCGGCTTTTATCGAAAGAACTGCCGATATCACCAAGGCTATTGCCGACATTATGGTGAGCAAGACCTTTGATAATGGGACAATATGTTCATCTGAACAGGCTATCGTAGTGGAAGATGTTATCAAAGAACAAGTGATCCAGGAATTGCGCCGTGTCGGGTGTTATATGCTGAATGCGGAGCAAAAACGCCTGGTTGAAGGGGTTCTGGTTAAGCCTAATGGCGGCCTTAACCCGGGGATTGTAGGGCGGCCTCCACAGAAAATAGCTGCTATGGCAGGTTTTAATGTACCTTCAGATGTCAGGGTACTGGTAGCCGAGGAGAGCGGTGTGGGCAGGGCATTTCCCTTTTCAATGGAAAAGCTGTCACCGGTTTTGGCTCTTTACACCGCAAGTGATTGGCACTCTGCCTGTGAAAAGTGTATTGAAATCCTCAACTATGGCGGCATTGGACACACTCTCTCAATCCACTCCAGGGATGAAAGTATCATCAGGGAATTTGCCCTGAAGAAACCGGTTTCACGTATCCTGGTGAATACCCCTTCCACTCATGGAGCGGTTGGATTAAGCACTGGCCTGGCGCCTTCACTCACATTGGGTTGTGGGAGCTGGGGCAAAAACAGTACCGGAGACAATATTACCCCGCGGCATTTAATTACTATTAAAAGGCTGGCATACGGCCTGGAAGAAGTTTCTGCACAAACCGCGCCGGCCCAGATAAATCAGGGAGTGTCAGACGAGATTTTGAAAAAGGTTATCCAACAGGTATTGGAACAAGTGGCTGTCTAA
- the pduL gene encoding phosphate propanoyltransferase, with translation MRVLTELDLRHKYRGQMPKEIAVSNHTLITPSARHYLKETGTELIIQHETGDRRPEPGCPGIVCKCPDILKKIGDIKLAVSGRHVHLSQKDVEVLFGEGYRLTKKGELSQFGQFSAEETVVLVGPKGIIIGARVLGPERSQTQVEISRTDGHRLGIIPPERDSGDLAGTPGITLIGPRGTVDLEEGVITALRHIHMTSEDAKRMGLKDHDKVQVRVAGPRSLVYDEVLVRVRDDFNLEMHLDTDEANAASLATGTAGTIWISGEDSDV, from the coding sequence TTGAGGGTTTTAACTGAATTGGATTTAAGGCATAAATACCGGGGTCAGATGCCCAAGGAAATAGCAGTATCAAATCATACCCTGATCACCCCGTCTGCCCGCCACTATCTAAAGGAAACAGGAACTGAACTCATTATTCAGCACGAAACAGGAGACAGGAGACCGGAACCCGGATGTCCGGGCATTGTCTGTAAATGCCCGGACATCTTGAAAAAGATTGGTGATATCAAGCTGGCAGTTTCCGGTCGCCATGTCCATCTAAGCCAGAAAGATGTGGAAGTTCTTTTTGGAGAGGGTTATCGCCTGACCAAGAAAGGTGAACTATCCCAGTTTGGTCAGTTCTCTGCAGAAGAGACAGTAGTGCTGGTCGGCCCTAAGGGGATAATTATCGGCGCCCGGGTTCTTGGACCTGAGCGTTCCCAGACCCAGGTAGAGATTTCCCGGACCGACGGCCACCGCTTGGGGATTATACCTCCAGAAAGGGATTCCGGAGATTTAGCCGGTACCCCCGGGATTACTCTGATTGGACCCAGGGGTACGGTAGATCTTGAAGAAGGTGTCATAACTGCATTACGCCATATTCATATGACATCTGAGGATGCCAAAAGGATGGGTTTAAAGGACCATGACAAGGTCCAGGTCCGGGTAGCGGGACCCAGAAGTCTGGTTTATGATGAGGTGCTGGTAAGAGTGAGGGATGATTTCAACCTGGAGATGCACCTGGACACTGATGAGGCGAATGCTGCCTCTTTGGCGACGGGTACTGCGGGGACCATTTGGATATCGGGAGAAGACAGCGATGTTTGA
- a CDS encoding 4Fe-4S dicluster domain-containing protein, whose translation MQQITEKSKLLELIETAGVVGAGGAGFPTHVKLNAGLEFLIINGAECEPLLYKDQVLLQQQTLKLVECLQLLVSVLKVPKAIIGIKKKHETLINRLKQYIKPPIELCLLEDFYPAGDEQVLVFEATGRIIPEGGIPIQVGVAVINIETLYNVSRALEEQPVITKWVTIGGAVSKPCSLQVPLGISVGELLVDFLAVELKGMQVIDGGPMMGKLVTDFNTPVTKTTSALLVLPREHPAAVRKQEDFVKTARRAKAACIQCSYCSDSCPRQLIGHHFRPHLIMRAFGFPLTQGAYFKDAYYCSDCGLCEIVCPNGLSPRAINSFLKTELAKAKIAREQKDNGNLMANPQRNYRRMPSQKVKKWLGLKVYDVPAPFRSLKMVPDRVNLPLRQHIGAAAVPVVKEGDAITTGDLIAGIPKGKLGANLYSSIDGVVSKVDSERIVIERR comes from the coding sequence ATGCAACAAATAACGGAAAAGTCAAAATTACTGGAACTTATTGAGACAGCCGGTGTTGTAGGTGCTGGAGGCGCCGGATTTCCCACCCATGTGAAACTGAATGCCGGACTTGAATTTCTGATTATTAATGGGGCTGAGTGTGAACCCCTGTTGTATAAGGACCAGGTTCTTTTACAGCAGCAGACACTGAAGCTTGTGGAATGCCTGCAACTGCTTGTATCAGTATTAAAGGTGCCAAAAGCAATAATTGGCATCAAAAAGAAGCACGAAACCCTGATCAACAGGCTGAAGCAGTATATTAAGCCCCCAATTGAGTTATGCCTGCTGGAGGATTTTTATCCGGCAGGGGATGAACAGGTTTTAGTTTTTGAAGCAACCGGAAGAATCATTCCCGAAGGTGGTATTCCCATACAGGTAGGCGTGGCAGTAATCAATATCGAGACTCTGTATAACGTCTCCCGGGCGCTGGAGGAACAACCGGTAATCACCAAGTGGGTCACTATCGGTGGAGCTGTAAGTAAACCGTGTAGTTTACAGGTTCCCCTGGGAATCTCAGTGGGTGAATTGTTAGTTGATTTCCTGGCGGTAGAGCTGAAAGGAATGCAGGTGATTGACGGCGGGCCGATGATGGGGAAACTTGTCACTGATTTCAATACGCCGGTTACCAAGACTACCAGCGCCCTCCTGGTTTTACCCAGGGAACACCCGGCAGCAGTCCGTAAGCAGGAAGATTTTGTAAAAACTGCCCGGCGGGCAAAGGCAGCCTGTATCCAGTGCTCTTACTGCAGTGACTCCTGCCCCAGACAGTTGATTGGACACCATTTCAGGCCACATTTGATTATGCGTGCATTTGGTTTCCCACTGACCCAGGGAGCATATTTCAAAGACGCCTACTACTGTTCTGATTGTGGTTTATGTGAAATTGTCTGCCCAAACGGTCTTTCACCACGGGCAATTAACAGTTTTTTAAAGACCGAATTGGCAAAAGCAAAAATTGCCAGGGAACAAAAGGACAATGGGAATCTGATGGCAAATCCGCAAAGAAACTACCGCCGGATGCCTTCTCAGAAAGTAAAAAAATGGCTGGGACTTAAAGTTTATGATGTTCCGGCGCCCTTCCGGTCCCTTAAAATGGTCCCTGACAGAGTCAACCTTCCCTTACGCCAGCACATCGGTGCAGCGGCTGTACCCGTTGTCAAAGAAGGGGATGCCATAACCACAGGAGATTTAATTGCAGGTATACCCAAGGGCAAGTTGGGTGCAAACCTTTATTCCAGTATAGATGGCGTAGTCAGTAAGGTTGACTCTGAACGAATCGTCATCGAAAGGAGGTAA
- a CDS encoding BMC domain-containing protein, with amino-acid sequence MSLALGLVEFNSIAKGTESTDIMVKTAQVELITARAVCPGKYIGLISGEVSAVESSVAAGIEKGQQFVVDTFILPNVHASLLEAFNNTSIIPDSKPGALGIIETFSIASIILAADAAAKASDVEVIDLKVGIGIGGKGVAYFSGEISAVEAAVQVGTGIVAERGLLVQSVVVPIPDMAIWNSLG; translated from the coding sequence ATGAGTCTTGCACTAGGATTGGTCGAATTTAACAGTATCGCAAAGGGAACCGAAAGTACTGACATTATGGTTAAAACCGCTCAAGTTGAGTTGATTACCGCTCGCGCAGTCTGTCCCGGGAAATATATCGGCCTGATAAGTGGGGAAGTATCTGCTGTTGAGAGTTCAGTTGCCGCCGGTATCGAAAAGGGTCAGCAATTTGTGGTTGACACCTTTATTCTGCCTAATGTCCATGCATCGCTTCTAGAGGCCTTTAATAACACCAGTATTATCCCTGATAGTAAACCGGGTGCGCTTGGAATTATTGAAACCTTTTCAATAGCATCCATTATTCTTGCTGCTGATGCTGCAGCTAAGGCCAGTGATGTTGAAGTAATTGACCTCAAGGTTGGGATTGGCATCGGGGGCAAAGGGGTTGCCTATTTTTCAGGTGAGATAAGTGCAGTTGAAGCAGCAGTCCAAGTCGGAACCGGGATAGTGGCCGAAAGAGGCCTTCTTGTCCAGAGTGTTGTTGTTCCCATACCGGACATGGCAATATGGAATTCATTAGGTTAA
- a CDS encoding EutN/CcmL family microcompartment protein, which produces MFLGKVVGNAWATRKEQSITGYRLLVVQPLDHRMKPLGNIKIVNDHIGAGVGNLVIVVEGSPARATLDGAIDASVIGIVDHVEIDSTQYTDDKKGRKRGD; this is translated from the coding sequence ATGTTCCTCGGAAAAGTAGTTGGAAATGCATGGGCTACCCGGAAAGAGCAGAGTATCACAGGTTACCGCCTGCTGGTTGTACAGCCCCTGGATCATAGAATGAAGCCATTAGGCAACATAAAGATTGTCAATGACCATATCGGCGCAGGGGTGGGAAACCTGGTGATTGTCGTAGAAGGCAGTCCTGCCCGGGCAACCTTAGATGGTGCCATTGATGCTTCTGTGATAGGAATTGTGGATCATGTAGAAATTGATTCGACACAGTATACCGACGACAAAAAAGGCCGTAAACGGGGGGATTGA
- a CDS encoding glutamate synthase-related protein produces the protein MYQARIERGICLECLRCVETCPNENLVENYGKPGQKPDSNCQGCMYCVDACPTKAIQIEFVPELGQRVWSKDRLANIRQQSVSGKPNIMGCGKQNRPSEFDQLVFVPAQLSRGPLLDEEKVNTTLVIGAKTGKPVVLETPIIIGAMSFGALSKPAKIALARGSAMAGSMANTGEGGMLPEERAEAKLLTVQYSTGRFGITEDVLKSANMIEIKIGQGAKPGLGGHLLKHKITPEIARVRGIGTDKDIISPARHPDINSAEDLRRKVAELREISGGVPIAIKIAAGHVEEDLEIAVTAEPEIIMIDGMEGGTGAAPVIASDHVGIPALYALKRAARFMEDHQAKKKIKLGIGGGLRDAADFAKALALGADLVYVGTSALVAMGCRLCRCCHKGNCPNGIATQDEVLAAGFNIEQNAIKLANFLKASTRELQMITRMVGKDDVAHLDLNDLMALDEHIAQITGVRKVYSQA, from the coding sequence GTGTACCAAGCGCGTATTGAAAGAGGCATTTGTCTCGAATGCCTGAGATGTGTCGAGACGTGCCCAAATGAAAATCTGGTTGAAAACTACGGAAAACCGGGCCAAAAGCCTGACAGTAATTGCCAGGGCTGTATGTACTGCGTAGATGCCTGTCCCACCAAAGCGATACAGATAGAATTTGTTCCTGAGTTGGGACAGCGGGTCTGGTCAAAGGATAGGCTGGCTAATATCCGCCAGCAGTCTGTTTCCGGAAAACCGAATATAATGGGATGTGGCAAGCAAAACAGGCCTTCCGAATTTGACCAGCTGGTGTTTGTCCCTGCACAGCTCAGCAGGGGACCACTGTTAGATGAGGAGAAGGTTAATACTACACTGGTCATTGGCGCTAAAACCGGGAAACCCGTTGTTCTGGAAACACCAATAATAATCGGCGCCATGTCCTTTGGCGCTCTCAGCAAGCCGGCCAAGATTGCCTTGGCCAGGGGCAGCGCTATGGCCGGCAGTATGGCCAATACCGGAGAAGGCGGGATGCTTCCCGAGGAACGGGCTGAAGCAAAGCTGTTGACGGTTCAGTACAGTACAGGCCGCTTTGGGATTACGGAAGATGTGCTCAAGTCAGCTAACATGATTGAAATTAAAATCGGCCAGGGAGCAAAGCCCGGTTTGGGCGGGCATCTTCTGAAACATAAGATTACCCCGGAAATTGCCCGTGTCAGGGGAATTGGAACTGACAAGGATATTATTTCACCTGCACGTCACCCTGACATAAATTCAGCAGAGGATTTGCGAAGAAAGGTCGCTGAATTAAGGGAAATCAGCGGTGGTGTGCCGATAGCCATAAAAATTGCTGCCGGGCATGTTGAAGAAGACCTGGAAATAGCTGTTACCGCAGAACCGGAAATAATTATGATTGACGGCATGGAAGGCGGGACCGGTGCAGCTCCCGTAATCGCGTCAGACCATGTTGGCATTCCGGCCCTTTATGCCTTGAAAAGAGCAGCAAGATTCATGGAAGACCACCAGGCGAAAAAGAAAATAAAATTGGGGATTGGCGGCGGGCTCCGTGATGCCGCTGATTTTGCCAAGGCCTTGGCTTTGGGGGCAGACCTGGTTTATGTTGGCACATCAGCCCTGGTAGCAATGGGCTGCCGCTTGTGCCGCTGCTGCCATAAAGGCAACTGTCCCAATGGAATTGCAACTCAGGATGAGGTGCTGGCAGCTGGCTTCAATATTGAGCAGAACGCCATCAAACTGGCCAATTTCCTGAAAGCAAGTACCCGCGAGCTGCAGATGATTACCCGTATGGTTGGAAAAGACGATGTAGCCCATCTTGATCTCAATGACCTGATGGCACTTGACGAACATATTGCGCAAATAACAGGAGTTCGGAAGGTATATTCACAAGCTTAA
- a CDS encoding FMN-binding glutamate synthase family protein, with amino-acid sequence MKISNTWTPDVIKGIHLRSRIGRYKVRGFGSYRKMPNFDDLTFLPANLSRLAVEQYREECSSKTVLGRRFAEQPLEIDIPIVIAPMSFGALSKNAKIALAKGAALAGTAASTGEGGMLPEEREAAKKLFYQCTPGRYGFNPHDLRKADVIELLISQGAKPGVGGHLMGDKVTDEIAKIRGIPKGIDLRSPCRHADVLGADDLVMKVEELREASDCRIPVSLKMGAGRVKEDVKIACKVGTDIIALDGMQGGTGASPEVVAEHVGVPSMAVVVQARQVLEEVGLEDKVDLIIMGGIRSGADVAKALALGASAVAIGTAAMIAMGCIGCMQCTTGKCPKGIATHDPVLTRRLDIDEAAERVCNLLKAMTMEAKMLAHLCGKTDVHNLEPEDLRALSMEASAITGIPLVGTM; translated from the coding sequence ATGAAAATCAGCAATACATGGACTCCGGATGTCATTAAGGGTATACACCTGCGCAGCAGGATCGGACGGTATAAGGTACGGGGGTTTGGTTCTTACAGGAAAATGCCGAATTTTGATGACCTGACCTTTTTACCGGCCAATTTATCCAGACTGGCCGTAGAGCAGTACCGTGAAGAATGCTCCAGTAAAACAGTTTTGGGCAGGCGGTTTGCTGAACAACCTCTGGAAATTGATATTCCGATTGTTATTGCCCCAATGAGCTTTGGCGCCCTTTCAAAAAACGCCAAGATCGCCCTTGCCAAAGGCGCTGCCTTGGCTGGGACGGCAGCCAGTACCGGGGAAGGAGGAATGCTCCCTGAAGAACGGGAGGCAGCGAAGAAGCTGTTCTACCAGTGCACACCCGGAAGATATGGATTTAATCCTCATGACCTGCGCAAGGCAGATGTTATTGAACTGCTCATCAGCCAGGGAGCAAAGCCGGGAGTTGGCGGCCATCTGATGGGAGATAAGGTTACCGATGAAATTGCTAAAATACGCGGCATCCCCAAGGGGATTGACCTGCGCAGCCCATGCCGTCATGCTGATGTCCTGGGCGCTGATGACCTGGTAATGAAAGTGGAAGAACTCCGCGAAGCCTCTGATTGCAGGATTCCTGTGAGCCTCAAAATGGGCGCCGGGCGGGTTAAAGAAGATGTTAAAATCGCCTGTAAGGTTGGCACAGATATTATCGCACTTGACGGAATGCAGGGCGGTACCGGAGCGTCTCCTGAGGTAGTGGCTGAACATGTCGGTGTCCCTTCCATGGCTGTGGTGGTCCAGGCCAGACAGGTACTGGAGGAAGTTGGACTGGAAGACAAGGTCGACCTGATTATCATGGGAGGAATCCGCAGCGGGGCCGATGTGGCCAAAGCCCTGGCCCTGGGCGCCAGCGCCGTGGCTATAGGTACAGCAGCAATGATAGCAATGGGATGTATTGGCTGCATGCAGTGTACCACGGGCAAATGCCCCAAGGGGATTGCCACACACGACCCTGTCCTGACCAGAAGGCTTGATATTGATGAAGCTGCTGAGAGAGTATGCAATCTCCTAAAGGCTATGACCATGGAAGCTAAAATGCTGGCCCACCTTTGCGGAAAAACAGATGTGCACAATTTGGAGCCTGAAGATTTACGTGCCCTGAGTATGGAAGCTTCTGCAATTACAGGTATTCCTCTTGTAGGGACAATGTAA
- a CDS encoding acetate/propionate family kinase encodes MNILVINCGSSSLKYQLIDMEKEQIRFGGSIERIGSEKALSVYKKSRKTVKEPVTARDHHQAMELVFKILTDSKTRVIRDLDEISAVGHRVVHGGEKYSAPTVLVDETIEELEQFNYLAPLHNPQNIMGIRACKAILKETTQVAVFDTAFHQTLPAEAYIYGLPYKYYQKYGIRRYGFHGTSHRYVAEQAAELMKQPLEELKLITCHLGNGVSISAVQKGLSVENSMGFTPLEGIPMGTRCGNLDPGILLFLMEKEGLSASDAMAVLNRECGILGISELSNDFREVQKAAEKGNQQATLALKVFAYSVKKYIGAYAAVMNGIDGLVFTAGIGENSPEIRREICLGLDYLGITLDDEKNKAAGRNVDIGGKQSKVKILVIPTNEELMIAKEACKFIV; translated from the coding sequence TTGAATATCTTGGTAATTAATTGCGGCAGTTCTTCACTCAAGTACCAGCTAATTGATATGGAAAAAGAACAGATCCGGTTCGGAGGCAGCATCGAAAGAATTGGGTCAGAGAAAGCCTTATCTGTTTACAAAAAATCACGGAAAACGGTAAAAGAACCGGTAACCGCACGGGATCATCATCAGGCCATGGAGTTGGTGTTCAAAATCCTGACTGATTCTAAGACCAGGGTAATCCGTGACCTGGACGAGATCTCGGCGGTTGGCCACCGGGTAGTACATGGAGGTGAGAAATACTCTGCTCCTACTGTTTTAGTGGATGAAACAATTGAGGAGCTGGAACAATTTAATTACCTGGCCCCATTACATAATCCACAAAATATCATGGGTATCAGAGCGTGTAAAGCCATACTGAAGGAAACTACCCAGGTGGCAGTATTTGATACGGCTTTTCATCAAACCTTACCGGCAGAGGCTTATATATATGGCTTGCCATATAAGTACTATCAGAAATACGGAATCAGAAGATACGGATTCCACGGTACATCACACCGGTATGTAGCTGAGCAGGCAGCTGAATTAATGAAACAGCCGCTGGAGGAATTAAAGCTAATTACCTGCCATTTGGGTAACGGAGTAAGCATCTCAGCCGTTCAAAAAGGTTTATCTGTGGAAAACAGCATGGGTTTTACCCCTTTGGAGGGGATACCCATGGGAACGCGCTGTGGCAATCTTGATCCCGGAATACTGTTATTCCTGATGGAAAAAGAGGGATTGAGCGCTTCGGATGCAATGGCGGTATTAAACCGCGAATGTGGGATACTGGGAATTTCGGAACTCAGTAATGATTTTAGAGAGGTTCAGAAGGCTGCAGAAAAGGGTAATCAGCAAGCCACACTTGCACTAAAGGTTTTTGCTTATAGTGTGAAAAAGTATATTGGAGCCTATGCGGCGGTGATGAACGGCATTGACGGCTTGGTCTTTACTGCCGGAATCGGGGAAAATTCACCTGAAATCAGAAGGGAAATCTGCCTTGGCCTTGATTACCTTGGCATAACCCTTGATGATGAAAAAAACAAAGCCGCCGGTCGTAATGTTGATATAGGCGGCAAGCAGAGCAAGGTGAAAATACTGGTAATACCTACCAATGAAGAATTGATGATTGCTAAAGAAGCATGTAAGTTTATTGTTTAA
- a CDS encoding APC family permease: MSTGEKTGILRRATWRTGFLMGIAVCALTLVSAGPLAQQVGPVSILVWTTSSFVGLLQVLIYSELAGMYQNETGGMTMCMGDAFDKWSHWPTTIAQWAYWYAWIPVMGIMPILMAQYLNQMIGTNFSPFIVGIVILGVLLAINYFGITVSERGQLIISAVSLLPLVVMIVVAFARGLVSMDNLLPFRPYGSWGNFSNPEGSWFSMMSWVGIGAAYYVASWGSYAFETITVYVGEYKNPVKDTVKAAWSSGTVVTILNTMITLALVGVLGVAAFADNPDYPFLKLSEAILGPVGGRVALFIIFTGLFLMANTAFNGTARILYGMSKEGTNLKQWMKLSPNGFPYVAAIFNIAFAIFLMTFEVPVKIIAASNLAYMICIFMPLFAFVILRKKRPDHPRPFKLPNFMVPVAFILGAFNVILILPGALYYGAEVMVTGSVITLLVIPLCLYRKKVQDKAETVIAKNPEEIDLD, translated from the coding sequence ATGTCCACTGGTGAAAAAACCGGAATTCTCAGAAGAGCGACTTGGCGAACAGGTTTCTTAATGGGCATAGCAGTTTGTGCCCTAACCCTGGTATCTGCAGGACCCTTAGCCCAGCAAGTAGGGCCGGTATCAATCCTTGTATGGACTACGTCTTCTTTTGTCGGTTTGCTTCAGGTTTTAATATATTCAGAACTGGCAGGAATGTATCAGAATGAAACCGGCGGCATGACCATGTGTATGGGTGATGCATTTGACAAGTGGTCCCACTGGCCGACTACTATTGCCCAATGGGCCTACTGGTATGCATGGATCCCGGTAATGGGGATTATGCCGATACTTATGGCTCAATATTTGAACCAGATGATTGGGACCAATTTCAGTCCTTTTATAGTTGGTATCGTTATTCTGGGCGTATTGCTTGCCATCAACTATTTCGGTATCACGGTAAGTGAACGAGGTCAGCTAATCATTAGCGCTGTGAGCCTCCTGCCGCTTGTAGTTATGATTGTGGTGGCATTTGCCAGAGGTTTGGTGTCAATGGATAACCTGTTGCCATTTAGGCCTTATGGCTCTTGGGGGAATTTCAGTAATCCCGAGGGGTCCTGGTTTTCGATGATGAGCTGGGTTGGTATAGGTGCGGCGTATTATGTTGCCTCATGGGGCTCATATGCCTTTGAAACAATAACTGTATATGTTGGGGAATACAAAAACCCTGTCAAGGATACCGTTAAAGCCGCCTGGTCTTCAGGTACGGTGGTAACTATATTAAATACCATGATTACCCTGGCCTTGGTGGGTGTCCTCGGGGTAGCGGCATTTGCGGATAATCCTGATTATCCCTTCTTGAAATTATCTGAAGCTATTCTTGGCCCTGTCGGCGGCCGGGTTGCCCTGTTTATCATTTTTACAGGTCTTTTTTTGATGGCAAACACTGCATTTAACGGGACGGCACGGATACTGTACGGGATGTCCAAGGAGGGCACAAACCTGAAGCAGTGGATGAAACTCAGTCCTAACGGATTTCCTTATGTAGCTGCTATATTCAATATAGCCTTTGCAATTTTCCTGATGACCTTTGAAGTACCTGTTAAGATTATTGCCGCTTCCAACTTAGCCTACATGATTTGTATATTTATGCCTCTGTTTGCGTTTGTTATTCTGCGCAAGAAGAGACCTGACCACCCCAGACCATTTAAGCTGCCGAATTTCATGGTGCCGGTAGCGTTTATTCTGGGAGCCTTTAATGTGATCCTGATTTTACCCGGGGCTCTTTATTACGGCGCCGAAGTAATGGTGACAGGCAGCGTTATTACACTGTTAGTTATTCCTTTATGTCTCTACCGCAAAAAGGTTCAGGATAAGGCGGAAACGGTAATAGCAAAAAATCCTGAAGAAATTGATCTCGACTGA